The Carassius auratus strain Wakin chromosome 21, ASM336829v1, whole genome shotgun sequence sequence tcgcaattatgagaaatattcatattgtgagatatgaagtaTCGTTTGCTATATATAAATTTGTTAGATAAAACTAAAAGTGAAATTACAACTGTGAGACGTAAAATCGTAGTCATGAGAAATGAAGACCCAATTGCCATTACCTCTTTTTTTACTTGAAGCAGAAACAGGCTTTCATCACATGATGTTATTTACCAGGAACACAAAAGATTACAGTTTGATGAACTCCAGCAGTAAGCATCAGTTCAGTTGGATTAGTAACATTAGTATCAACGTGTCATTCCTTTATTATACTGACGTTAGGAAAGAAACAAAAGGCACACAGAATAAAACATTCATTGTTGGTCAGTGTATCCATAAACAAGTGATCCAGTCATGTACAGTGAACGTCCAGTAGATGGCACTAAGTGTCTGATCACCATGGCCTTTCTGCACATCAGGCTGCTTTCTGATTACCCAACACGTGTTCTCACTCATGCTGAGGGGTCCACGATTTGACCATTTCTCCCACCACCCCCTCTCATTTTAGGCACATGGAGTTCTTTTTTATTGTCCCAGTAAAATCTGAGAATAATGTCATGTGCATTCCCAGTGGAGCACAGCATATCCTAAAGCTAGCGAAGTTGCAAAACTATATTCCAAAGAGGATTTTCTTAGGAGCTACAAACCCCATGAACATCCTGACACTCACAGCTTTGGCGTAGGCGGATCTTTCTGCCTAATGTCTCCATTTGGCGCTTTATTCTCTGGTTCGTTTGGACTGGTTTTGGGGGTCTTGGGTTTCTGTTGATCCCTTCTCATGTTTCTTCTTTGACGTCTCCTTCTGGGCCTGTTTGTAGAAGCTGGGTTCGATTCTGGTACATCCAGCAATGGGTCCAGGTGAATCTTCCCACTCACTGCATCTGAAGACTCGTCGATGTATGCAAGATTTTCCCCAAAGTAATCTAAGGGCATAGAGAGGATGGGATCTTTGGGCATGGTCTGGACGCATTCTGGGACGTGTTCTGTCTGTGTCACATCCGATTCGGACTCGGAGCTGCTTTCCGACTCATCCGATGAACCGGAGTAGGAGCTGGATTCGGATTCGTTCTCCTCTTTGCCATCCTCTCCGTTTCTAGCCTGACTGCCGTTCTGTCTGTTGCGCCTGTGACGCCGCTTTCGCCTGGTGCGCTTGAAAGGATCTTCAAATTTGGGGAAATCCACAGACATGTTCTGGATGTTCTGAGTGAAGTCTGAGGCATGTGCTCTCAACCCCTCCATCTGAGAGCAGAAAGTAGGCCAGGAGAAATGGAAAGGCTTTAGAGTTATGGAGAGATTTGTATGTCACCATGAACAGAATGACTGAGATCTGATACAGATTTTAGGTTAATAGGAGTTGTGGTGATGAATTACGGGTATGAAGAAAAATGGAAGGAAGGTTATCATGAAGATAGAAGGGGCGGGAATTGAGAGAGAAGTTAAAAATCCCATTTGAGCTGCAGTGTTGAGTTTGACCAGGGAGTATGACCAGGCACTGACCTTATTCATAAACTCCATAAGACTTTTGATTGTATAAAAATGGAATTAGACATCCTGGTTCAATCATTGGCTTACCTCAGCTCGAGTTTTTTTGATAAGAACCAGGATCCAGTTCCCAATCATGGAAAGAATGGACACAAAGTAGGCCAATCCAAACAAAATCCAGAACCACACCAAAGGCTTGTACCAATGATCATGACCTGCATCACCGCTATTACCTGATGGACAACAACAAACGCACAAACACATAAAGAGTAACTCAATCAAATTAAAGTTACAGTTACACCcaaaaaaatgaaagttctgtcatcatttcttcACCCTCAAGTCGTTCCTAAATTCTGTCGAACCCACAAGATAATCaatgttacatttgtttttgtccatatgATGAAAGTCAACGGGACCCAAAGTTTTCAAGCTCCAAGAAGGACATAAATGTAGCAttaaattaattcagtttaaGCCTTTATTCactgtgaaatgaaatgaaaacactcATGCACAGAAAGAGAAAAATGGTGAGACAAACCTCAGAAGTTTGATCAAGAACCAAAGGTTTGACTCTGTATATTGGTTgtagtctgtgtatgtgtgttgatcAAGGTTTGGATTTGATTTGCAAGTGAATAAAagcttatttttatgtatttatcgtACAAAATGATTATCTGGATGCAGGTATCTTGCAATATACCAGTCAAGTTGAatggattaaagggatagtttaccaaaaaatgaaagttttgtcagttactcaccttcatgtcgtttcaaagcattaagaccttcattcatctttggaacacaaattaagatatttttgatgaaatccgagagctttctgtctctTTATAGACCGGaatgcaactgacacgttcaaggcccaacagatagtaaggacattgttaaaatagtccgtGTGACATCAGTGCTTccaccgtaattttatgaagctacaagaatactttttgtgtgcaaagaaaacaaaaataatgactttattcaacaatttcatcTCTTCCGTGTCAATCAATTCTGCAAATTCATGAGAGTACCATGACACAAGTGTTTTGTGCTGCCGACGCAGGAGTCGGCGTTCTGGCATAGAACACCTTTACAAGCAGAGGAACGCACACATGTTTGTAGTACTGTTGTGAGCGTGTCAAAGACTGACAAgaaaaagaaattttttttaataaagttgctatttttgttttctttgcacacaaaaagtattctcgttgcttcataaaattaagattgaatcactgatgtcacatgactattataatgatgtccttactacctttttgGACCTTGAACGTGtcaattacattgctgtctactcagggtcagaaagctctcggatttaataaaaaatatcttaatttgtgtcctgaagatgaacgGTTTTacaggtttgcaatgacatgagggtctgtaattaatgacagaattttaatttttgggtgaactttaattGAATGCTACCTTTGTGTgcgtttttgcattttttttttttttgacaatgttTTTGGGTCCATTTACTTTCATAATATGTCCAACAGCTGAAATATTCTTcagaatttatttttgtgttgtgttcagcacaagtctggaacaacatgagggtgagtggatgatgacagatttttgggCGAGCTTCACCTTTAAGTGTGTTTCTTAGCATTGCAAGTTGCTTTGTAGTTTCAGTTGTGGTATTTGAAGACCAAACCAAAATGTCCTGTTAAATAATACAATGCAAGCAATGGTGGATTCAAACCATTGACTAAACATCAATCCATTAAATGCCCACCACAAGATGACTGCAgtggtttgttttttaatgttacgTTTCATGGAAGAATGAGCCCAGGTTAAATGAGGTCTTCGCTGAGGTTTAACGTCTTCTTGCGCAAGAGACAAGACAGATGCTTACAGGTTTAAATCTCAGTTTCAATCAATTTGATCTCGAAATAAAGTACGAGCTATTTATCAAACTGTTGCAAGTGAtgaaacatttcaagctttcacCCAGTGGTACCTGCAACATAGTCTCCAAAGCCCACGGTTGTGAGGGTGATGACCACAAAGTAGGCGGATTCTAGCAGAGACCAGTTTTCAACCTTCTGGAAGACTAAAATTGGCACAAAGATGAACAGAACACAACCCAGCAGGATGGACAGCACAGCGGTGATGACACGCACGATGGTCGGGCTCACCTTCCACTTCTGAATGGAGAAGATAAAGAAAACTGAAGGAAAATGTCAAGAGAAGCTAGAAATTAAACTTTGTGACAAAGGTCTACAGCTACTTGATGTATAAGAGCCATGAAATACAGTTTATAGAAAAACTACAATGATATTGATTAAAGATTGTCTTGTGAGGTTATGTTTGTCTTCATCATAACTCTTTACCCATAAAAGAGCTTCAACTTTAGCAGTGGCATTGCTCAGTGACGTCCCCAGACGGTCTCCTACGGCACCCAACAGAAATCCAAACAGGGGTATACCCACCAGTGTATAACAGATACAGAAGAACTGACCCCACTGTGTCTTTGGAGAGATGTTTCCATAACCTagaccacacacaaacacttgcatTGATCTGATGGCAGATATTTTTAGACATCTCACAGTGCCCGTGATCCCCAGAATGCAGATGCCAGAACAGGCTCTGGCTTTAACATGCAGGTATGTTCAGCCAGTGATATGGGAGTCCCATACCGATCGTGGTTATAATGGTGCCGCAGAAGAAGAAAGCGCTGGCCAGGTCCCAACTGGTACTGAATGTGGCATTGCTGTTGGGGTCAACTCCAACACCGAGAGCATCTACCACCTTCTGTATAGAGACAATGGAGTATAGGGAAAAAAGATTAGATATTAAGCGCAGGTTGACTTAACATGACAACTGAAACAAGTCAATGCTGCAAGGCAGTAAAATGAAATTTTTCTTAAAGGTGGAGCATGTAACATTGACAACTTGTGGTTGAAATGGAGTATGGCGctcaaaattcaaaatactggAGAGGGTTGTTTCTCCTGGCCCCTCCTTCGCAGTCTCGATGCTCaagcaggttgccagattgaggacacgCAATTGACCCTTCCCAAAGACTCACCCCTTTAGCTGCTGTTGGCGTGCCTGATAAGCCATGGTGCTCTCACActacacatcatgttctcacagtgaaaaatacattgtgGTCAAAGAGGACACTAACAACACACCAACAGACGAGGCTAAGCAGGTTACTTGTGCGATGAAACAGTCTTGGCTTTTAAATTTGGTAATATTtatgaaatggaaaaaataaataaaattttatggtTCTTTAATGTGTTGTGACCAGTGTTCTGTTGTTTGTCAAATGGCAACCTGGGGTGTCAAAATACTATTGAGTACACTGGCAGTGGGCAGAAtcacacaaaccaaaacaaaaccagaCATTCCGGCACAGAACGCACATTTCAAAGTAGAATAGCtggctgtagcattgttttttagAGAAACTGTGTGAACTTACaatgtttcctaaatatctgcaaagtactgtggtatttttatgcttaagCGCAGTCAAAAACATTACATGAAGCACCTTTAAAGCTAATAGTTTATTCAAAGACTGATCAGAaacaatcaaatgaaaataaTCGATTAAAGAACTTTTGATTAATCAGTGGCTGGTTGCATGAAATACTTCGTACTAATCTAAAAATTTTAAGTTAGTCATCTAATTCTTATTTAATATAGGCCATAACATTTTTCAagtcagttatataaaacatAGATTAATAATTTGACTTCAGATGGGTCCCCGTTCAGTAGAAATCATGTTGCAGGGAGTCACTTTAGCGTTTGTGATTAAATGGGTGGCTGTGTGCACACTGCTAACACACATCTGTTTAAACAACGTGTGAAAGTGAATTTTGTTTAATAGGTGCCCTAAGAGGTAAAGTTTATGCAGCTTTTCTGTGGACCATGCAAGGAGAATAATATTGACTAATATAAAGACAGAAATAATGTTGGCTATTTATTGTTGGACATTACATTTTGGTTTTAAATTGACAGTATGTTTGATACAATGTATTGATTTATACTGCAGTGAACAGATGTTTGTTCTTTTAGAACATAACATTTATAGGCTATATAAAAGCGTTTAGTGTGTACAATCTATATAACATTACATGCATTCATAATATCTGTACTGGTTTTACTAAGactttatgttttattttcaatgtatatataaaaaaaatcagaataatTGATTAATCAACTAATGGATTATAAATATAATCACAACTTGCATCAATACTTACATCTATTAGCTCTGAGAGATTCTCAGGGTTTACACATGTGAAGCTGTCCAAGAACCTCTGACGGGAGGCTTGCAGCCCGACATGATGGGCTTCCTCATTCGGAGCCTCCAGGGCATTGAACACCAGAGCCCCCATAATTAAGTACAGGAGCACCCCAATGAGGACGAATATAAGGGTGGAGCCATGCATGGCTGAACGTCTGCTGGAGCCTGTTCGTTTCTTGTCCTTTccgctgctggtgttggtcctcTTGGGGACAAGACTGCAAAACCAGCCGAATCCATTAAAGAGAGTTGCAAGCACTTCATGGTGAAAGCTTAAGTGTGACCACAAAACAACTTtacacaagatttttttttttatctaacccATTAAAACTGCAGTATCAGTGTTGGTCTACTAAAATTTCGACCTAGGACAATGACCTTCAGCCACAAACCTGTCCTTTTCCTCCTCGCGTTTCCAGCTCCGTCTATGACAGTTGCTAGAGTCTTCGGATCCGTATCCACATGCAAACCCCTCGTCTTCGTGGTCTGATTGAGGGGAAACTGAGGTGTTTTAGAtagaaatattaatgaaaacccatacaaaaaaaattaaataaaaaaatactgtcaaataaaaataaagaaaataagaacaaataatctaacaacaagcaacagcacaaataaaaataataaagcaaagatacaaataaaataaaccgtGATCTTCAGTTTTTTTAGACAGGTCTAACAGTTTTTAAGTATACAGAAATtcaataaagtaatcaaatgtaatatgACACTGCATATGAGACAAATTAAAGAGTAATTCTTATTAAAGCTACTAAATGTATTCAATCAAAAGCAGTGAATGatccttgttttttgttttgttaacattaaagAAGTGATGTCATATGATGTCATATGATTGTCATATGaagaaggggtcatatgatgagggttacaagctcttggtgcataaaggaaaagttgcaaagactaaaatctcaaatccaaagagatattctttatcaaagttaagactctgccacgcccccctaaaacggctcattcagaCGCGCCCCACATGTCCATGTCactttgtgaaaatatttgcataatgctgcccaaatgttgagcacagaaagaaggcatggtttcagtaaccgcagttagatCGCAGAAACAataataacgactttattcaacaattcgtctcctctgtgtctTCCCACATCACCATAATACAAGCTG is a genomic window containing:
- the LOC113038525 gene encoding potassium channel subfamily K member 4-like, encoding MHGSTLIFVLIGVLLYLIMGALVFNALEAPNEEAHHVGLQASRQRFLDSFTCVNPENLSELIDKVVDALGVGVDPNSNATFSTSWDLASAFFFCGTIITTIGYGNISPKTQWGQFFCICYTLVGIPLFGFLLGAVGDRLGTSLSNATAKVEALLWKWKVSPTIVRVITAVLSILLGCVLFIFVPILVFQKVENWSLLESAYFVVITLTTVGFGDYVAGNSGDAGHDHWYKPLVWFWILFGLAYFVSILSMIGNWILVLIKKTRAEMEGLRAHASDFTQNIQNMSVDFPKFEDPFKRTRRKRRHRRNRQNGSQARNGEDGKEENESESSSYSGSSDESESSSESESDVTQTEHVPECVQTMPKDPILSMPLDYFGENLAYIDESSDAVSGKIHLDPLLDVPESNPASTNRPRRRRQRRNMRRDQQKPKTPKTSPNEPENKAPNGDIRQKDPPTPKL